In Lycium barbarum isolate Lr01 chromosome 9, ASM1917538v2, whole genome shotgun sequence, the DNA window ACGTGGCAATATCTTGGTTTCTTAGCAACTTCAATGCCTCCAACTGGcctttttcccttcttttttccttttgtttgggATTGTTGGGGATTTTCAATGTGATAATCTTCATTTAAAGAATTGTCTTCAGTAGATTGACTTAAAGTAGCCTGTTTGTGTGCTTCATCGGTATACTCATTCTCAGGAAGGCATTGAACTATTTGTAACACTCTTTCTAATTCCTTCTTAGCACATTCAAGACGACCTTTTGTCTTTATTGATTCAATAGTAAAATGTCAGACTATAGAATAAAGACTTTGAaactcattgtcatcattattggAATTTATCATATGGCTAAATCTTAGAGCCAATGAATTTTCTTGCCTCCATCGAGCCAGTAAATACTTATCGGGCACCATAAAATAGTTATGAGCAGTAAGCACTCGAATGCAATTCCTGCACAAAATTCCTGAAAATTCAAACTCTCGGCAAGAACAGTGAACAACCTCTTCTAGTGGATCCCAAAAGACAAAGCGCCCACCATCTGTTTTGCTGTAGTGATGAACAATATGTGATCTATCACTCTTTGGAAATAGACCATATTCAACAGAGAGTATCATCTCATCTTGTAATAATTTAAAAGCGAAAGGTGTGAGGACTTTTGAAGCATGTTTTTCTATTGGCATGAATGTCTTAATATGAGGATTCTAATACTTTTGTCGCATCGTTGCCTCTTCACTAGCATGATTTCTTATGCTGACCGCAGTCCCAACCTGCTCAACAAATTCTTTTAAACATGTTCTTGCATGTAAAAATCTTTTCAAATATGCATTAATAGATTCCGAGCGTCCAGTCGTTGTCATTCCAGCAAAAAAGTACCCCTTCAAATAAGGCAATGCCCATGATGCACAATTTATGTATAACAACTTGATATGCCGATCCGATCCAAGATCAAACTGAGAAATCAATACATCCCATTGGTGCTTAAATTCTTCAATGCTGCCAAGTTCATAAAGCCTATGAAATTCAGATTTGAATCGCAAATACCTTGAACCAAGGACAAAAGAAAACCAAGTGGGGAACTTGGATGTAATATGCCATATGAAAAATGCATGTTTGGTGTGCGGCAATTCATTGGAAATAACTTCTGTTAAGCCTAGATCTTGATTTGTTAGTATAGTTTGTGGGTGCTTTCCATTCATAAGTCGCAATAAACTCTGCAAAATAAATATACATTAGCTATAAaactagaaaatatttttttaaaaaaaattgagaatACAACTGTATTAACCTTTAACGCCCACGAAAAAGAAGATGCTTTCTCGTTTCGCAATGGAACAATAGAACACAACCAATGAAAATAGAGTTTCCATGATTGTCCACACCAATCCAAACTCCCAATGGCATCTCATAATGATTCAATCAGTAAGTAGTATCGAAAACAACTACATCTCCAAAAATTTCATAAGCACGAATGGAGTCTCCAAATGCCCAAATGATATGTTCGAGTATTTGACATGCATCAACTATGAAATCATATTGGAAATCACCATCTTTGTCTTTCAAACTCTTGTATATTTTTAGTAGCTCCAGTGCATCACTTTGAATATTGGTAGAACTTTTTGATTGAACAAAGTTCCTTATATATTTTTTCGTAAAAGGCAATTGGCCTGGATCTACTCCCTTTTCTAATTCAAGCACCCTTCTTATTAAACCCATGGAATAATCGGCTCTCACAAGAAGTGTAATCCGCTTTTGATCAACAATGTCAATATTTCGATAAGCGGGGAGGAATCTCTCCTCCTTATCACTCAATAGGTCATGGTTGTGGACATTATAAACACATACCACCGTCCAATGAGTGATCATGTCAATTATGTCTTTGGCAATAGATATTTTGGCTTTACAATTGCATCTGGAAGATTTTTGATCTCTTTGCCGCTCTTTTTCTACTATCTTTTCAGGACGAGGGCTACCGGCTCGATGACAAACATAATCCTTTTTATAAATTCCCATAGGATGTTCTTCACTTCCCAAATGGCGCTCTCGTCTAACTAAGAAACCATTTCTTTTAGCAAAATTTACATAGCAATTATAAGTCTCATCATCACTATTAAACACTGTGCGTCTCTTCAAACTACCATCAGTGTTATCAATAATATTTTCTTGTCTAAGTTCTTCATGTAAAATTGTTGTATATCCTACAACTACATCTTCATTAATAAAGCACCCAATATTACCACACGGACACCGACTTCTTAAAACTCCTATAGTAGAATCACTCGTACTATTAAGACCTGTGTTTTTTAAACCCATCAAAAGAAACAATTTTGTCAATACACTAAGTCATCCAACGATATAATCAATTCACTGAACTTTAAATATTGAGTCTTACCAATCAAAAAACAATAACAAATctaaaggcttaaaaaattatatataaacAAAACTCCCTAATAGTTGGGTAACTCTgtttcaaaaaggaaaaaaattatcaGCATAATCTAATCCTATAATTTGATCAACAAATGAAAAGGTATTAAAAAACTATATTCTTACCTCCATAATTCATTGATCAATGTTGGAAGAAGAGAAAACTTAGAAAGCAAGATTGAAATTTTAGAGAGAAGAATGGTTGCTTTGTCCCTTTTTCCCGCTAGCTTTGCACGTGAATTGGAGAATTTGGGATGGGTTGAAAATTGGGGAGGGAAAATTGGAGAGTTTTGGAGTAAATACTAAAAATCCCATATTATTTAATGATTTGGAAGGGCATTTGAGTAAACTAAAAAGTGGGGAAGGAGCTAACATActaccttcatgtatatatatatcgcaTATCTTATGagttgttgattgttgttgagcCCTTCTTATCATTCAGTTGTCATGTAACGGCCTTGTCGACCTATGTTTTGCTTAGGTTAGATTGATAGGTAAAGTATGTTGGTGCTCGGAAAGTAAGGCCTGGGTGCCAGTCTCGCCTCTCCGGTTAGGGCTTGAAAAACTTGGTATCACAAGAAGTCTTTCCTAGGGATGTCTataagccatgtctagtagagtcttgcttatgagtgcgtagtgcaccacacttataagcaagagGCTACGACACATTTAGGACTGTCAACTTTCCTTCTTGTTATAGATCATCCGATAGAGCTGAGTCGTAAGAATTCAACTCATAATCTTCATTATTCATAATACAACAATACCTATGACTAGAAAGAGACGACATTTAAGAGATTGGATGTGGCTGTGGGAGAACTGAGTCGTAAGGACTTGATTTTAACCCATGCTTATAATAAGTAAATGTGAGGTCTCCATCAGATCAGGTGTGTATTAGATGTGCAAGTACGATATTAAAACATTAAAGTATGAACCTTTATCTCATATGTGTGGGGAAAAGGTCGCGAGGGCATCCGAAGGTAAAGTATGAAATCCGAAAGGCGAAAAGGTAGGGTTAAGGGGGCATGAGGTACCAGAGTAGAGAAGATTGTAAGGTAGCTGGAGCTCAGAAGGAGTAATGCAAGTGTTATGATCCCGCCTTTGACAATGATAAAAGCGTAGTTAGTATCACCCATCCCAGCTTACGGCCTATAGATTTCAACAGACGTAGCCTTAGAAAGGAATGGGATTTCAGGATCTAGTAAGGGTTAGGGTAGCCCTTAGCGTTGGACGGATTGGTGGGATCAGATGGCATTACTAAATAGTATAATAAGCATGTCTATAGTCCCTCTTAGACCATATGTACGGGTGGCATGCCTAGGAATTGTACAGTCAAGTACGACTTCTTGAGTGTTCAGGAAATTCAAAGGACTAGGTATTCGAATTTTTAAGTGTAGGGTAAGTATTCACATCAGTGTAACTCCTATTCCTAGTAAAGAAGAAATATTGAACAACCAAAGGATAAGCTCGGTTGAGGAGGGGAGAAACTAGAAGCGAAAGAACGTCTCGCTAGAGCTCtaaaaaataagataaggttatGAGGTTAGAAAGCGATAGGTATAATAACTGAAGcgttaggaatatatataaggaATGATTAAATGTCATAATGTCACAAtccaattcgcgagtcgtggtggcacctacaccatccctccgagtaggcaaaccacattactaataacaagttaaatacgtgaaaaaattaaataagaagaagttatcaagtcttaaatacttatcataactagaaatgtcacgacaatcccaaaatctggtcaaagggtacaagagcgctaaacaTAGTCTGGAATaaaagtctgaaaatacccgaaggctacatactgtctgtcaaataaaaaaaatagaattaaatAAGAGGGTCCTGCAGAGGCCatggatgaccaagtagctcaccctgaatgaccgaAAGATGTCACCCTCACGTATCAACTACGAGGTGTAGAACTGGAGCTTGGATCGttctctgcactcaacaaaagtgcagcaagagtagtatcagtacaacactagtactggtaaacatcataggccgacaatgattagataacacaTGAAGAAGTGaaaactaacaagtagcacatagagcaaacaggtatggacATGTATCACAGACAAGTAATgcgtaaaggaatcatgaaatcaaccaagacagagaTAGTTCACCAAATGATTCGTCAAATATATAAggggatgaatgcaatgcaatgaaatagTGACCTCTCttactccactctcgtacacacatgctaagggtagtgcctcaaagccatgacccatgggggacttgcgaagtccatgtaccactcgtgctctccggcagaaacctcggaggctatcaatcactctcaatctctggGAAAGACCTCGGAGTCACCCTAACACTCTCAATCTCCGACAAAGatctcggagtctctctgtcactctcaatctccggcaaagaccttggAGTCTCTCAATTTCTCACCTCAgcaatcatcacaacaataatattgaaagcatgtcatgcatgatatcagtctcaataatatcaccaatataaaatcaacaagtacaagtcatattactggttactgttcaattatcaatattaccattcctttcgtgtgatgagtgagctagtatgtgacagaGATATAAACATGTGATAATCACGAAAAATAACACATTTGGCGACAAGTCCACATAACAGCTTACATAACCAACCTAATTagaattcacctccacttcatgcccgaaggcctatcatgctatcttcgtcactttctacaactacatacgattctgtaattagagtctaactaaagtagaccataacctacctcaatgtcgaGCGGTACCATGATCGATCAAACCAATGCCTTtcctttgcgtagagcctctgaacgatcaaaatctatCAAATGTGCGGTTTACgttagaatccgaatttaaggacacccatattgctatatttatattcgaaacccaaaaacgcaccccaaaaagtgacctcgagcccacaagggcaaaatgggaactttctttaaaaattattttacccaTAACGTAAGAGTCGTATATCCAAAAAAATAGTCAATTCAATCCACAAATGGACTCTCAACTCATAAATTCTCATTTCTTAAGACTAGGCCTCAAACTTTCAATTACCTCAAAATCTTAACTTAGGATTAAAATCTAGCTTCCCACATTTCAAATACCATGAATTCAAAGTTGTacatatggcccaatatagctAAAGTACAATCACATAAATCCATTATATACAAAAATTAAAATGGAAACACAGCAAGCATAAGACAATTTCGAAAACCATTAAAATggcgccagagtttcccttgtaaaatggcgctaccatcctgtcacaacaaaccataataatatcgcctcacagggatacaacacaatagcaagaaattatgTCCACACACGACAAAAAACATTAAAAGAAAAacattacatacctcataataccgatgtctcatcttgagtctcttccgggggtggaaacaattgcgggtacttggacttcatgttttcttccgcttctcaagtcatttcttctaggttattatttctccataagactctgtactttcctatctagtatggTAATGGTTagctcctcataagtcaacctttctgtaacttggacatcatttaCCTGCACGATTCTAGTTGGATCTCTAACACATTTGTGGAGCATTGATATGTGGaatactgggtggactgattcaagttctggaggtacgtccagttcataagctacttgacctacCTTGCAGACAATTTTAtcaggtccaatgtaccgaggacttaacttttccttcttaccaaatctcatcacgcctttcatcagcGATACCTTTAAGAATATCTAGTCataaacttgaaattctaagtctcgctgaCGGTTATCCGCATAATATTTCTAGCGACTTTGGGCCGTTAGTAATCGATCTTGGATagccttgatcttttccaccactTGTTGAATCTACTCTGGACCTATCacttgtacctctcctatttcaaaccacccaattgggggcCTATAATTTCTTCTATATAATGCTTtgtacggggccatttgaatactggaatgataactattgttgtatgcaaactcaataagaggttggtggtcatcccaactaccaccgaaatctagcacacatgctcataacatatcttctaaagtttgaatagtgcgttcggcttgtccatcagtttgtgggtgaaatgctttactaagccttacctgagtacccaaaccttcttggaaggatttccagaatttagctgtaaattgtgcccctctatttgtgataatagatattaggaccccatgaagtcgtacaatatctttaagatacaaccttgcataatcttctgccgaatatgtggttctaactggaagaaaatgagctcatttcgtgagtctgtccacgatcacccatatggagtcatacttgcttcgggaatgagGCAAAACTACAATGAAATCCTTgttaatcacttcctatttccaagctagaatttccattgcttgcaataatcctcttggcttttgatgctcaattttcactttttGGAAATTTGGgtattgagctacaaattctgctatttctgtcttcattccatcccaccaatacattaatttgaggtcatgatacgtCGTCGTCACTccagggtgaatggaataccgagtgtaatgagcttcttctaaaatCCGATGACGTAATCCtgtaacatttggaacacatagcctgtcttggtatctaagaactccatctacagAAATTTCAAATGGCGACTTTTCTTTCTCAGGGAGTGTATCTCTACAGTGACccaactgagggtcttcatattggcgctctctcacctccatatctaaggacgaaaTAGTTGGATTGTGGATACCAGTTCCTGCATTGCTtgaatcaattaaacgaactccgaggctggctagctggtggagctcacgaatcaactctttcttCTCTAGAGGGACCTcatataaactacccattgatttgtggctaagagcatcagctactacattcaccTTCCCAGGATGATGTAAAAtgccacatcataatccttcagtagttctaaccaccgcctatgtcgtagatttaactccttttacttaaaaatatattgaagactcttgtgatctgtataaatatcaacatgaacgccatacaaatagtttCTCCACAaatttagtgcatgaataaccgcgaccaattcaagatcatgagtcggatagttcttctcatgtttccgtaattgccggGAAGTATAAGCaatgaccttaccgtgctgcatcaacacacagcctgacccaacaccagaggcatcacaatacacaacataagcATCTAGCCCTTTtgggagtgtcaggactagggctgaggtcaatctatctgtcaattcttggaagctacgttcataGGCATCAgaccattgaaattttgctgatttctgagtcagctttgttaatggtgctgaaatagaagagaatccctccacaaatctcctataatatcctgctaatcctaagaagctacggacctctattggtgttgtgggccttggccaagtcttcacaacctcaatcttttgaaAATCTACTCGAATGCAATcggctgagataatatggcccagaaaagtcacggAATTAAGCcaaaattcatatttcaaaaactttgtatacaattctcgagtccgaagaatcccaaggacaatacgtaaatggtctaaAGGTTtgattctgtccgagagtatactagaatatcattaataaatcacgaacagatctaagagagggctgaatacattattcatcaggttcataaataccgccggagcattagttaacccaaatgacatccctcgaaattcatagtggccatatctcattcggaAAGCTactttgggaatatcttcttctctaactctcacctgatgataccccgatctcagatcaattttgGCAAACCATTTGGCactctgtaattggtcaaataaatcatcaattctttgaagaggatatttattccttatcatcaccttattcagctgcttataatcaatgcacattcgtagggactatctttctttctcacaaataagacGGGTGCTCCTAACGGCGATGAactggcctaataaatcccttctcgagcaaatctttcagttgtgcctttagctctttcaattctgcaggagccattctgtaaggaggaatagggattggtttagtatccggtaacacatcaatagcgaaatcaatctctctttccggaggaagactggaagttcatctggaaatacatccggaaattcattcactaccgggacggattgaaaagtcggcggctttgctttggtgtcatgaactctgactaagtgataaatatagccttttgctatcattttcctcgccttgacgtaggaaataaacctacctcttggagacgtgGTATTACATTTctattcaagcactggttcttcCTGGAATTGAAATCGGACTATTTCattctgcaatcgacattagaataacaagaagccaaccaatccatacccataatcacatcgaaatctaacatttccagctcaaatAAAataactttagtctgacgatcacataccacaattacacagttctt includes these proteins:
- the LOC132611732 gene encoding protein FAR1-RELATED SEQUENCE 11-like, producing MSVKRKDAVVQKGRTTTERRIEREPRTNVDEGEYHNEASSNTSHTPPNLEEQERASPPVLMPPVPPPSASGLNSTSDSTIGVLRSRCPCGNIGCFINEDVVVGYTTILHEELRQENIIDNTDGSLKRRTVFNSDDETYNCYVNFAKRNGFLVRRERHLGSEEHPMGIYKKDYVCHRAGSPRPEKIVEKERQRDQKSSRCNCKAKISIAKDIIDMITHWTVVCVYNVHNHDLLSDKEERFLPAYRNIDIVDQKRITLLVRADYSMGLIRRVLELEKGVDPGQLPFTKKYIRNFVQSKSSTNIQSDALELLKIYKSLKDKDGDFQYDFIVDACQILEHIIWAFGDSIRAYEIFGDSLLRLMNGKHPQTILTNQDLGLTEVISNELPHTKHAFFIWHITSKFPTWFSFVLGSRYLRFKSEFHRLYELGSIEEFKHQWDVLISQFDLGSDRHIKLLYINCASWALPYLKGYFFAGMTTTGRSESINAYLKRFLHARTCLKEFVEQVGTAVSIRNHASEEATMRQKY